From one Rhodoferax sp. PAMC 29310 genomic stretch:
- a CDS encoding 3'-5' exoribonuclease, giving the protein MLVFLDTEFTKFARPDLISIALVSEDGREFYAERTDYYPQDCSDFVNDTVLPLLGRVPDSACSRPQLTDRVREWFKQLPEPATVIYDYEWDWRLLAVAMLGRPHSKPPNDFAKQLYLDSHTITHPVFEQALNQTYTKDWPPHHALADARALKVGDHAWRTFMEPIQRIETLS; this is encoded by the coding sequence ATGCTAGTTTTCCTTGACACCGAATTTACAAAATTCGCCCGACCTGACCTCATCAGCATCGCGCTGGTGAGTGAGGATGGACGCGAGTTTTACGCCGAGCGAACCGACTACTACCCGCAGGATTGCAGCGACTTTGTGAATGACACCGTGCTGCCCTTGCTGGGCCGCGTGCCTGATTCGGCTTGTAGCCGTCCACAACTAACCGACAGGGTGCGGGAATGGTTCAAACAGTTGCCAGAACCCGCCACTGTTATTTATGATTATGAGTGGGATTGGAGGTTGCTGGCTGTCGCCATGCTTGGGCGACCTCACAGTAAGCCGCCTAATGACTTCGCTAAACAGCTGTATCTGGACAGTCATACCATCACGCACCCGGTATTTGAGCAGGCACTAAACCAAACCTACACCAAAGACTGGCCCCCACACCATGCTCTGGCCGATGCGCGGGCGCTGAAGGTTGGCGACCATGCTTGGCGCACCTTCATGGAGCCCATCCAGCGGATTGAGACGTTATCCTGA
- a CDS encoding Y-family DNA polymerase, which produces MYALVDGNNFYVSCERVFRPSLQDRPVVVLSNNDGCAIARSNEAKALGIAMGAPWFKIKHLADSDGLVALSANFALYGDLSDRMMSLAAGLGPQQEIYSIDESFIDMTGVRGDLTVRSHKIRSRILQWVGIPCGIGIGATKTLAKLGNYVAKTAERKPGSYPEHLAQVCDLSALAPTELDAVLAATAINEVWGVGRQLSKQLNAAGITTVLKLAGLDAAMVRSRWGVVVERTVRELQGTSCIELEHAPKPKQEIACTRSFGHPVTELADLNEAVTDFASRAAVKLRKQRSLVSQVLVFIRTSPFRQDAQYSRSTTVPLRRPSADTAVIVTAALNGLAAIYRPGFKLAKAGVMLLGLQPDTVQQGELALEEDEEEDRGRLMTTLDGLNLRYGRGTVLLASAGLASDNRVWAMKQERRTPGYTTCWADMPVARA; this is translated from the coding sequence ATGTACGCCTTGGTGGACGGCAACAACTTTTACGTGAGCTGTGAGCGCGTCTTTCGCCCCAGCCTGCAGGACCGACCAGTGGTGGTGCTGTCCAACAACGACGGCTGTGCTATCGCTCGCAGCAACGAAGCCAAGGCCCTGGGCATTGCCATGGGGGCACCCTGGTTCAAGATCAAGCACCTGGCCGACTCTGACGGGTTGGTCGCACTGTCGGCTAACTTTGCCCTGTATGGTGACTTGAGCGACCGCATGATGAGTCTCGCCGCCGGCCTAGGCCCGCAGCAGGAGATTTACTCGATTGACGAGTCGTTTATCGACATGACGGGCGTGCGGGGCGACCTGACGGTGCGCAGCCACAAGATACGCTCGCGCATCCTGCAGTGGGTCGGCATCCCCTGCGGCATTGGCATTGGCGCCACCAAGACTTTGGCGAAGCTGGGCAACTACGTGGCCAAGACCGCCGAACGCAAGCCCGGCAGCTATCCGGAGCACCTGGCCCAGGTCTGCGACCTGAGCGCCTTGGCGCCGACTGAACTCGATGCCGTGTTGGCCGCCACCGCGATCAACGAAGTCTGGGGCGTGGGCCGCCAGCTCAGCAAACAACTCAATGCTGCAGGCATCACCACGGTGCTGAAACTGGCCGGACTGGACGCAGCCATGGTGCGCAGCCGCTGGGGCGTGGTGGTGGAGCGTACCGTCCGGGAGCTGCAGGGCACGTCGTGTATCGAGCTGGAGCACGCACCCAAGCCTAAGCAGGAGATTGCCTGTACCCGCTCCTTTGGTCATCCAGTGACCGAGTTGGCGGACCTGAATGAAGCCGTGACAGACTTTGCCAGCCGGGCAGCGGTGAAACTTCGCAAGCAAAGAAGCCTGGTCAGTCAGGTGCTGGTATTCATTCGCACCAGTCCATTTCGCCAAGACGCTCAATACAGTCGCTCCACCACCGTACCGCTGCGCCGGCCCAGTGCCGACACCGCCGTGATCGTCACCGCTGCGCTCAACGGGCTGGCGGCCATCTACCGCCCTGGATTCAAGCTGGCCAAGGCTGGCGTCATGCTGCTGGGCTTGCAGCCTGACACGGTGCAGCAGGGTGAACTGGCACTGGAAGAAGATGAGGAAGAAGACCGGGGGCGGTTGATGACAACCCTCGATGGCCTGAATCTGCGATACGGCCGGGGCACCGTCCTGCTGGCCAGTGCCGGACTGGCGAGTGACAACCGGGTTTGGGCCATGAAGCAAGAGCGGCGCACGCCCGGCTACACCACCTGCTGGGCGGATATGCCGGTGGCACGGGCTTAA
- a CDS encoding LexA family transcriptional regulator has translation MSHAILDLHTPVPISQAPLWVNALPCRITAGFPSPAEDHVVQRVDLMAQLMRHPQATYLLRVRGESMIEAGIFDNDVVMVDRAITPRSGQVVVAVVDGDFVCKTLYQRGGRIKLKAANPTFADITPKDGQTLEIWGVVIAAIKQFRV, from the coding sequence CCTAGACCTCCACACGCCTGTCCCAATTTCCCAGGCCCCACTCTGGGTAAATGCACTGCCATGCCGGATCACGGCTGGCTTTCCCTCGCCTGCCGAGGACCATGTCGTGCAGCGGGTTGACTTGATGGCGCAGTTGATGCGCCACCCTCAGGCCACCTATTTGCTGCGGGTGCGTGGTGAATCCATGATTGAGGCGGGCATCTTTGACAACGATGTGGTGATGGTGGACCGTGCCATCACGCCGCGCTCCGGGCAGGTGGTGGTGGCCGTGGTTGATGGCGACTTTGTGTGCAAGACCCTGTACCAGCGCGGCGGGCGCATCAAACTCAAGGCCGCCAACCCCACCTTTGCCGACATCACTCCCAAAGATGGCCAGACGCTGGAAATCTGGGGGGTGGTGATCGCCGCCATCAAGCAGTTTCGCGTCTGA